The following coding sequences lie in one uncultured Flavobacterium sp. genomic window:
- a CDS encoding Wzz/FepE/Etk N-terminal domain-containing protein, protein MTQTTEENNETISISLSSLFIVLKREYKIILLVTLLFSIFGIFYVLSIPKEYISTGKIMPEVSYKASNGIAGINQLLKKYNGNVDLYNTEITSPELYAEILNTSDFYDYILTKEVTTRTNKKMSFKSYYDLNLENNKSFFQKEKSDFKPNDKIKYYNIIQDIQKRIIITTVKKNNLIFVTAQMQDPVVAANIANFTITYLIDYITKYRTEKARQELHFIENLQKNVSKDSTKKDALKEEIQNSLSTSIIQMKIKIQEDTPTIQVLEKAQISVVNNEPSISQLIGFIFLGFLIGVIVAFLRNHNYKTILISN, encoded by the coding sequence GACACAAACAACTGAAGAAAACAATGAAACCATTTCAATTTCGTTAAGTTCGCTATTCATTGTTTTAAAAAGGGAGTATAAAATAATTTTATTAGTTACTTTACTTTTTTCAATTTTTGGAATTTTTTATGTATTAAGTATTCCCAAAGAATATATTTCTACGGGTAAAATTATGCCTGAAGTTTCGTATAAAGCTTCTAATGGCATAGCAGGTATAAATCAATTGTTAAAAAAATATAATGGTAATGTTGATTTGTACAACACCGAAATTACTAGCCCGGAACTTTATGCTGAAATTCTCAATACAAGTGACTTTTACGATTATATTCTTACTAAAGAAGTAACAACAAGAACTAATAAAAAGATGAGTTTTAAATCGTATTACGATTTAAATTTGGAAAATAATAAATCATTTTTTCAAAAAGAAAAATCAGATTTTAAACCTAATGATAAAATAAAATATTATAATATTATTCAGGATATTCAAAAAAGAATAATAATAACTACTGTTAAAAAAAATAACTTGATTTTTGTCACTGCACAAATGCAAGACCCTGTAGTCGCAGCAAATATTGCAAATTTTACAATAACTTACCTAATCGATTATATTACTAAATATCGTACTGAAAAAGCCCGTCAAGAATTACATTTTATAGAAAATTTACAAAAAAACGTTTCAAAAGATTCAACAAAAAAAGATGCTTTAAAAGAAGAAATACAGAATAGTTTATCAACATCAATAATACAAATGAAAATAAAAATACAAGAAGATACACCAACTATTCAAGTATTAGAAAAAGCACAAATTTCTGTTGTTAACAATGAACCTTCAATATCTCAACTTATAGGATTTATTTTTTTAGGTTTCCTAATTGGGGTGATTGTTGCATTTTTGAGAAACCATAATTACAAAACAATATTGATCTCAAATTAA
- a CDS encoding UbiA family prenyltransferase produces the protein MSFFKHIRIATWWFKLPPFLVLIYLYFIKENITDFGQEIFLILFLLSGVIIIAIFASLINNFYDQEDDAIAGKENKMINLSKSQQYLTLVSIVLFGILYSFFIFPNLYALVFYWLSWFCFYIYSCKQFRLKEKRYLGIIFDGLGSQFFPTLFIFSFLYKGDIENHLIWIISGSFWMTFAFGMRSLIIHQYDDYKNDIKAGVCTFVNNTVQLSRNLFQRFVLSIEIISFIVFIWAIDWHIFVLPILIYGILLIIFKVILNIKFYFFEPLQNQKSRSLFFDFYITILPFALLGLLTFKNHQNGILLVVSIILFNVPTSFNVIKFFKLK, from the coding sequence ATGAGCTTTTTTAAACATATTAGAATTGCTACCTGGTGGTTTAAATTGCCACCTTTTTTGGTGCTTATTTATTTGTATTTTATCAAAGAAAATATAACTGATTTTGGACAAGAGATTTTTCTTATTTTGTTTCTTTTATCTGGTGTAATAATTATAGCTATATTCGCGAGTTTGATTAATAATTTTTATGATCAAGAAGATGATGCTATAGCGGGAAAAGAAAATAAGATGATCAATCTTAGTAAAAGTCAGCAGTATTTAACTTTAGTAAGTATTGTATTGTTCGGAATTTTATATTCTTTTTTTATATTTCCTAATTTATATGCTTTAGTTTTTTATTGGCTAAGCTGGTTTTGTTTTTATATCTATTCTTGTAAACAATTTCGTTTAAAAGAGAAGAGGTATCTGGGTATTATTTTTGACGGATTAGGATCTCAATTTTTCCCTACACTTTTTATTTTTTCTTTTCTATATAAAGGAGATATTGAGAATCATCTGATTTGGATAATTAGCGGAAGTTTTTGGATGACTTTTGCCTTTGGAATGCGGTCATTGATTATTCATCAATATGATGATTATAAGAATGATATAAAAGCTGGCGTTTGTACTTTTGTAAACAACACAGTTCAATTGTCACGAAATTTATTTCAAAGATTTGTTTTATCAATAGAGATTATATCTTTTATAGTATTTATTTGGGCAATAGATTGGCATATTTTTGTTCTTCCAATTTTAATCTATGGTATCTTACTCATTATATTTAAAGTTATTTTAAATATAAAATTTTATTTTTTTGAACCACTTCAAAATCAAAAATCCAGAAGTTTATTTTTTGATTTTTACATAACAATTCTCCCTTTTGCGCTTTTGGGATTACTTACCTTCAAAAATCATCAAAATGGAATATTATTGGTGGTTTCGATTATTTTATTTAATGTGCCTACTTCGTTTAATGTAATTAAATTTTTTAAATTAAAATGA